A single Nitrospirota bacterium DNA region contains:
- a CDS encoding folylpolyglutamate synthase/dihydrofolate synthase family protein, which yields MRTDRSYQETIEYLFALQKHGVKLGLGNTERLMDIMGNPHRRFRSVHVAGTNGKGSTAAFLTGMLLAAGYRVGLYTSPHLVSFTERIRINGVPITEGKVVELARRVREGYEGRAGDSGLPPALNPTFFEVTTALAFTYFAEEAVDIAVIEVGMGGRLDATNVISPLVSVITNIDLEHTEFLGDTLELIAGEKAGIIKRNTPVVTGAVQPGVLQVIEREAARKAAPVFLLGREFRANHIRPGGEQQFTYRGMRMSLEGLGIVLLGRYQVDNACLALAAAECLHAAGVTITEDAVRKGLAQSRWEGRLERVARRPDIYLDGAHNPASARLLARAVAELRPAYGRLMLVVGILGDKDVSGILAELIPLADRVIVTRPDYARALDPDALAAKVRSLHPAVDTAGSVRQAIERAKSEAKADDLILITGSLYVVGDARAVLFDDGLPRALPGLKG from the coding sequence ATGCGCACGGACCGTTCATACCAGGAAACGATAGAGTATCTCTTCGCGCTCCAGAAGCACGGGGTAAAGCTTGGCCTCGGCAATACGGAGCGTCTCATGGACATCATGGGGAATCCTCACCGGCGGTTCCGGAGCGTGCACGTCGCCGGAACGAACGGAAAGGGGTCCACCGCCGCGTTCCTAACCGGCATGCTCCTGGCTGCCGGCTATCGCGTCGGGCTTTATACGTCGCCTCATTTGGTGAGTTTCACCGAACGGATACGGATCAACGGCGTGCCGATCACCGAGGGGAAGGTTGTCGAGCTCGCTCGCAGGGTGAGGGAGGGATACGAGGGGAGGGCGGGGGATTCCGGCTTGCCCCCGGCCCTCAACCCGACGTTCTTCGAGGTCACGACGGCGCTTGCCTTCACCTACTTTGCGGAGGAGGCGGTAGACATCGCCGTGATCGAAGTGGGCATGGGAGGTCGCCTGGATGCCACGAATGTGATCTCGCCGCTCGTATCCGTGATCACGAACATTGACCTCGAGCACACTGAATTCCTGGGCGACACACTCGAACTGATCGCCGGCGAAAAGGCGGGGATCATCAAGCGCAATACCCCGGTCGTCACCGGCGCGGTCCAGCCCGGGGTCCTGCAGGTCATCGAGCGGGAAGCCGCCCGCAAGGCCGCTCCCGTTTTTCTGCTCGGCCGTGAATTCAGGGCCAACCATATACGGCCGGGCGGCGAACAACAGTTCACTTACCGGGGGATGCGGATGTCACTCGAAGGGCTTGGGATCGTTTTGCTCGGGCGATACCAGGTGGACAATGCATGCCTCGCCCTTGCCGCCGCTGAATGTCTGCACGCCGCGGGCGTCACGATCACCGAGGATGCAGTCAGGAAGGGCCTTGCGCAGTCGCGATGGGAGGGCCGGCTCGAGCGCGTTGCCCGGAGGCCGGACATCTATCTCGACGGGGCGCACAATCCGGCCTCGGCGCGGTTGCTCGCCCGGGCCGTCGCCGAACTGCGTCCGGCATACGGCCGGCTCATGCTTGTCGTCGGCATCCTGGGAGACAAGGATGTCTCCGGCATCCTTGCCGAACTCATCCCGCTGGCCGACCGTGTGATCGTAACGCGCCCCGATTACGCCCGCGCCCTGGACCCGGACGCGCTTGCGGCAAAAGTCCGCAGCCTGCACCCTGCCGTGGACACGGCTGGGAGCGTACGGCAGGCAATTGAACGCGCTAAATCCGAGGCAAAAGCGGACGATCTGATCCTGATCACCGGTTCCCTCTATGTCGTCGGCGATGCGCGCGCGGTGCTGTTCGATGACGGTTTGCCCCGGGCGCTCCCCGGCCTGAAAGGATAG